In Canis lupus baileyi chromosome 19, mCanLup2.hap1, whole genome shotgun sequence, the sequence aaatgccatatgatttcactcatatgtggaatttaagaaacaaaacaaagtccataggtaaaagagagagagagagagagaaacaagaaacagactcttaactacagagaacataCTGCCTGTTGCCAGAGAGGATGTGGTGGGAAGATGGGTCAAATAGATGATGCGGATgatggagggcacttgtgatgaccaccaggtgttgtatggaagtattgaatcattatattgtccacctgaaaaaaatattacactGTAGCTTAACAAattcaacttaaaataaaaacttaaaaatgaaaaattattgttatttttttctttccctgtagtCCCCTCTACCACATGGAAGCAGACAATGATACAGGAATTTCAGagtttcttcttctgggattatCAGAGGAGCCAGAACTACAGCCCCTCCTATTTGGGATGTTCCTCTCCATGTACCTGATCACTGTCTTTGGAAACCTGCTCATCATTCTGGCTGTCAGGTCAgacccccacctccacacccccatgtacttcttcctcgcCAACCTGTCCTTTGTAGACATCTGTTTCACCTCCACCACTGTCCCGAAGATGCTGCTGAACATACAGACTCAGGGCAAAGTCATCACCTATGCAGGCTGCATCACACAGATatacttttttctactttttgcaGACTGGGATGACTTTCTCCTGGctgtgatggcctatgaccgTTTTTTGGCTATCTGTCACCCCTTGCGCTATACAGTCATCATGGATCCGTGGCTCTGTGGACTGCTGGTTCTGGTGTCGTGGATCATGAGTACCCTGAATTCCTTATTACAGAGCTTAATGGTGTTGCAGCTGTCCTTCTGTGCAGAGGTGGAAATCCCCCATTTTTTCTGTGAACTCAATCAGGTGGTTGGGCATGCCTGTTCTGACACCTTTTTAAATAACATAGTGATATATTTTGCAGCCGTGCTGCTGGGTGGGGCTCCCCTGACTGGTATCATATACTCTTACTCTAAGATAGTTTCCTCAATACTTAGGATCTCAGCAGCTCAGGGCaaatataaagcattttccaCCTGTGCATCTCACCTCTCAGTTGTCTCCTTATTTTATGGTACAAGCCTAGGAGTGTACCTGAGTTCTGCTGCTAATCACAGCTCTTACAAAAGTGCAGTAGCCTCGGTGATGTACACGGTGGTCACACCCATGCTGAATCCCTTCATCTACAGCCTAAGGAACAGAGACATAAAGAGGGCTCTGAGAAGAATTACTGGGGTTCCAGTGATATAAGGGCCAATCATCAGGGCTGAAGAAGCGCCCATGATTGCAGGGCTCACAGCCTCAGAGCCAGGAACTGCCATTCTATGATTACATTGTGGAAGTAGAATCTGTTCCTACTACTCATTTCCTGGAATTTCCATCTGTTTGAATTCAACTTCTCCATACATTTAAGTCGTTCATGTTATTAAACTTCTGCCTTGTCTGATTCATATACAGATAGTTTCCCCTTTGatctatttcatccattctgatGTTTTCCTTTGGATCACAAATGCCTAGAAATTTCTGTATCTTACCTGAGACACGTTGGATTTCTTAAAActaatttcatttcaaatgaatTATCTCATGCCATGTAAATTTTCCCTGTATTTCCCAAAAGAATAATCATGGGTTGTATTCTTCATATGGAAAAAAACTCCATTTGGCCACTAAGCCTTTCACATGACTTTATTTAGAGGAGATACAAAACCTCAGTTTTCAAGAGTTTGTCGATCTTTTTCCATCACTACCTTCACTACTGTTACTGTTAATGTGGACTCTATCATTGTTCTGTTTATGTCTCAGGCTACTTACATGGATACTCAGGCTAAGAAAGCCTGGGCACACTCCTGTATATGTGTGCTTGTGGACATTCCCACAGATGGTTCCCTCACCAGAGCCTCTGCTGTGGCTGCTCCTGCCCTTGGGTTCTTACTGTGATTGCATGACACACCTCAGCAACACCCATCAGAGAACTCTAGCTACACCAGGTTTATTACTCACAGGTCTGGAGTGCACATGGGATGCCCAAAGGCCATTCAGGGACGTCTCAGGGTGGGTATAGAGAGGCattgagaggtagagagagagagaatgccgtTGAGGGATCAACCTTTATCAGGGACCATGGGCAGAGTGGTTAGGGGTTTGTGGTTCACATTATATTGGAGATTTTTATATGATTAGAATGTGGATGCTGAAGGGAAAATCAGGGTCTCTTGTGCGTTGGTATCAAGATTACCCAGGGCTTTCTGAAGAGGTACTTCATGGCTGGGGCAGCCTGAGGATTTATCTGGAATTGTGTCCCACACCTGATACTGTGTTTACTCATTATGGTTGTCTTTGAACTGGATGCCTCGGAAATCAAAAGCTTAACGCCAGGCACttatagtctcttcaacaaatgaggttggaaaaactggaaagccacatgcagaagaatgaaactggaccactttcttacaacatacacaaaaacaaactcaaaaatggatgaaatacctaaaGTTGGAACAGGAATCTATCAATATCCTAAAGATGAACACAAGCataaacctctttgacctcagccacagcaacttcttgctaaacatgtctccaaaggcaagggaaacaaaagtaaaaatgcttcgtcaagataaaaagcttttgcccagcaaaggaaacaatcaacaaaactaaaagtgaagctacaggatgggagaagatatttgcaaatgtcttataaGATAAAAGGCTAGtctccaaaatctataaagaacttatcaaactcagtgcccaaaaaaaaaaaaaaaaaaagcaatccaatcacaaaatgagcagaagacatgaacagatatttctccaaagaagacatacaaatggccaacagacacatgaaaaaaatgctccacatcactcaggatcaggaaaatacaaatcaaaaccacaatgagataccaccctaCACCAATAGCTAAATGGCTAAAACAGAATGACTAAAACAAACTGCTCAGGAAGCAAcacatgttggcaaggatgcggaaAATGGGAAAtactcttatactgttggtgggaatgcaagctggtacagacACCCTGGAAAAaaagtatggtggttcctcaaaaagttaaaaagtagagcgacctatgatccagcaattgcattactaggtatttatccaaaggttAAAAATGTAGTGactcaaaggggcacatgcaccccaatagttgtagcagcaatgttcacaatagccaaactatggaaatggcccagatgtccactgacagacagatgaatagataaagaaggtgtggtatatatatacacatacacaatggaatattacttagtcatcagaaagaatgaaattttgccatttgcaatgacacagatggtattatgctaagcaaaataagtcagtcagagaaagataaatatttgatttcattcacatgtggaatttaagaaacaaaacagatgaacataggggaaagggaaagaaaaataaaaagatgaaaatagagggggaggtaaaccataagagTTGCtgaactctaagaaacaaactgagggttgctagagaggAGATGGGTGGATAATTGcataatgggcattaaggagggcacgtgatgtgatgagtactAGATATTACAGGCAGCTGATAAATTACTAAATTCTGTCCCTGAAACTTATAATACAATACAgcttaactaaattgaatttaaataaaaaatttttaaaataagtgaatcttgtaagaaaagaatgaaatgcaaGGAAATTAACTTTTTCCTCTTGATAAAACATTCCAGTGTAGTGGTTgtgccttgtgtgtgtgtgtgtcttatatacatttttctttcaaataagaaTGCTCGCCacctgtgtacacacacacaggtgatCTATGATTTCATCTTTTATGTTGAAAGGAAACTTGAGGGGAAACTGGAGAAATTAGCACTGAAAAGAATAAGTGATGGAATCAACATGAAACAAAAGGATGCAGAAATGTAGACATAAAATTGTAAATTAAAGTGAGTGACCTTAATTTTGATCATGAGTCCCTTTCCTAAGTCCCTGCCTCAAAGGCCTCAGAGTCAGATCACACACACATTTATGCCATGAGGAATTCACTGTACCAGCTGATGGCACAGAATTTCTCCAAATCAATTTGTTTTCTACTTAATGTGGGTTCCTAGTTTGATTGATTGgtttttccttcaagattttacttaaattcaaatatagtataatattactgtcagaggtagaatttagtgatttatcagtcgcATACaccactcagtgctcatcacatcacgtgccctccttaaaacccatcacccagttaccccatctcccacccacctccactctagcaaccctcagtctgttttctattgttaagagtctcttatggtttccctcgctctctgtttttatattttttaatttcttcttcccttctcctatgttcatgttttatttcttatattccacatccTAGTGAAATCGCACGGTATTTGCAACCACGTAGATgaaactagagtgtattatacttGGTGTGGgttctttaaatgtaaatgccCTCCCCCAAGGGAAGCTGATGAATGAATTTAAAGACTTAAATTccattttctcaaataattttattgagtATGTCCATATGAGATTCCTCCAGCTGCTGTAAAATATCTCTACCCTACTTGcttaaaacaaatacacacatgTTTTTAGGGTTCTGGAGTTAGAAGCTTGAAAAAAGTCTCATAAGGCTAATAGCAAGATGTCTGCAGGGTTGAGCTCCTTCCAGAGGCTCTAGGGAGAATCAGTTTCCTTTCCAATTCCAGTCTCTTTTGCTGTCACCTGTGTTCCATGGCTAAAGACTTTTCCTCCACATTCAGACCCAGGAGGGCAGCATTTTCAAAGTCTAACACCGACTCTTTTGCCTCCTTCATCAACATTTGGAAGACCATTGTGATTACCATAGTCCCACCTGGACAGTCATGGCTAATCTTTTTATCTTATTGATAGCTGAACAGCAATCCTATTCAATCTGCTACCTTAACCCTTCTTTAATATAACAAATGACACCTTAAAGGAACTAGGGATTATAATGTGGGAGGGCCCATATTTGGGAGGATCTTCTTCAGTTTACTACTACAAAAGTTTTTTCCTATGTGTATTATTTTGATCACTTATGAAAGCAATAAATACAGACTTCACACAgcctgaaaaatgagaaaatacacgCTTCCTTCAAAATTCCATGCAATGACAATATTTGGTGCAGAATACCTAAAACCACCTACACCATCTCTAACAAAAGATCACAGCCTGACTAATTGAAGAATAGTTCACACATAAACATCTCccgggagcttgttagaaatgcagactctctgGGTCACCCAGGACCTGTGATTAAATTCCGCATTTGTAGTGGGATCCATGTGGATTCACAGGTATATTTATGCTGGTCTAGGTGGGTTTTTCACATTTTGGGCTGACGTTtgtggaaaaataataatattttggggATGTTTTCCTTTGGATTGTAGTAATTCAGCAGCATCCCTTCAAAGATTGTGAGTTGTAACCTGAAGAAATTCAtttctggttgagaaccactgctccagAGCTTGAGAACTAGACACATCCTGATATAATGACACTCATGGCCCACCATATACTCATATATTAAATGTGGACAGATCACTAGATAACATCAAAGACCATTTCTAAAATGTAGAGGGAGATCATAAATGTAATTCCTCAGGGAGAAGATGCttgcaaaaattaaatcaaataatcCCTATGAGATATGAAATTCAAGTTATAGTACATAAACAGATCTAAagacatttgttaaaataaattacCGTTTTATAATAAAGCTATAAATCACAGCTCTTAAACTATGTAGAGTAAAAATTCCTAATTGTAAGGGAAAATGTGTTTTGAAGCTAATGTGTGTTGTGGCCAAGGTTAATTATCAGAATAACCCACTTCTCCACCTAACTGAAAAGAAGAATGGACCCTGTTGGAAATAGCAGGGCTGGGTCTTCACCACATGTCAATGCTTTGAAGATAAAGACACCTAATCCAGGCAGGATCCTAGAGCATAGACATGAAGAAAACTGTAAGTCAGAGCCAAGATAAGGTGCTAGGAGATTCACACATCAGGAAGGGGCCAAGTTCAGggaaaacaagtaaaacaaaGAACTGGATTCACTTGACCTCTAACCTAGTCTTTTGGGTACCAAGACTCATTAGGAAAACATTTGTCACAAATGCTAAGGAATGGGAAATGAACAGTATTAACATCATCCATTTCCTATCTCCTTCCTGCTCAGAAATCCCTTCCCCCTACATGATCACAGGAGAGCTAGGCGTCCTGCCAGTTGTGTGGTTCAGGGTCACCAGGTCTTCTACACAAATGTGCATGTCCTCCAAACTGTCCCAGTGACTCTGAAGGTAGCCCACATAGAGTCACTTGTTCAAGTCATCAGAAATAAACTGGAATAACAGATGATCATGACCACTCTTCTTATTTGTCACATCATATACCACAAATTAAAAAGGGGAGGCAGCccacagagcacctgggtggctgagtcaatgaagcatctgcctttggttcagatcatgatctaagggtACTGAGATCAAGCTCCCAGGGAACCctactggggagtctgcttctccctctctctctggccctccctccactcatgctctctctctctctctatctctctcaaataaataaaatcttttttagaaaagcagCACATGCTTTACCTGCCTCAAGTCTGTTCACTTGGATTATTGTATCTGTCAGCTCTTGCTGTAAACAAGCTGTCCTTGGCAAGTGGGATACCATCCTGATGCGGAGTAGCTGAATACAGTtgtcaagaaagaattctaaagGCCTTTTATGATTCAAAAAGATGCTTTagagacaggacctgtgggcagaaagagctatACCGTGATTGTGAGAAGTAACTTATTCTATACTTTTAAGTTAGTGGAGGGATGGAGAAAAgactaccccaagattgctagaactcatacagcaatttggcagtgtggcaggatacaaaatcaatgcccagaaatcggtggaatttctatacactaacaatgagactaacaaaagagaaattaaggagtcaatcccacttacaattgcacccaaaagcataagatacctagcaataaacctaaccaaaaaggtaaaggatgtataccctaaaaactacagaacacttctgaaagaaattgaggaagacacaaagagatggaaaaatattccatgcttatggattggaagaatcaatattgtgaaaatgtcaatgtcacccaaggcaatgtacacatttaatgcaatccctatcaaagtaccatggactttctttagagagttggaacaaatcatcttaagatttgtatggaatcagagaagaccccaaatagccaggggaatattaaaaaagaaaaccatagctgggggcatcacaatgccagatttcaggttgtactacaaagctgtggtcatcaagacaatatcatggactttcttcagagacttggaacaaatcatcttaagatttgtgtggaatgagaaaattctcgaatagccaggggaataccgaaaaagaaaaccagagctaggGGGCATCACCATGCCAgttttcaggttgtactacaaagctgtggtcatcaagacagtgtggtactggtacagaaacagacacatagatcaatggaacagaatagagaacccagaaatgggccctcaactctatgctcaactaatattcaacaaaacaggaaagactatccactggtaaaaagacagtctcttcaataaatggtgctgggaacattggacagccacatacagaatgaaattagactattttcttacaccatacacaaagataaactcaaaatggatgaaagatctaaatgtgagacaagaatctatcaaaatcctagaggagaccacaggcaacaccctttttgaacttggccacgcagcttcttgcaggatacatccatgaaggcaagagaaacaaaagcaaaaatgaattactgggacttcatcaagataacttaagtttctttttttataataaatttattttttattggtgttcaatttgccaacatacagaataacacccagtgctcatcccgtcaagcgcccccctaagtgcccgccacccagtcacccccactccccgccctcctccccttccacacccctagttcgtttcccagagttaggagtctctcatgttctgtctctctttctgatatttcctacccatttcttctcccttcccctcttttccctttcactattatttatattccccaaatgaatgagtccatataatctttgtccttctccgattgacttatttcacttagcataataccctccagttccatacacgttgaagcaaatggcgggtatttgtcatttctaatggctgagtaatattccattgtgtacataaaccacatcttctttatccattcatcttttgatggacactgaggctccttccacagtttggctattgtggacattgctgctataaacatcggggtgcatgtgtcccagcgtttcattgcatctgtatctttggggtaaattgcaaaataaagtgcaattgctgggtcataggatagctctatttttaactctttgaggaacctccactaaGTGTGGGTTCTTTAAATGCAAATTGCTCTGCTCCAAGGGAAGCTAATGAGTGAATTGATAGGCTtaaactcagtttcctcatataaTCTAATTGACCATGTCCATATGAGATTCTTCCTGGAGCTGTAAAATATCCTCACACTAGTT encodes:
- the LOC140611451 gene encoding olfactory receptor 7A10-like; the encoded protein is MEADNDTGISEFLLLGLSEEPELQPLLFGMFLSMYLITVFGNLLIILAVRSDPHLHTPMYFFLANLSFVDICFTSTTVPKMLLNIQTQGKVITYAGCITQIYFFLLFADWDDFLLAVMAYDRFLAICHPLRYTVIMDPWLCGLLVLVSWIMSTLNSLLQSLMVLQLSFCAEVEIPHFFCELNQVVGHACSDTFLNNIVIYFAAVLLGGAPLTGIIYSYSKIVSSILRISAAQGKYKAFSTCASHLSVVSLFYGTSLGVYLSSAANHSSYKSAVASVMYTVVTPMLNPFIYSLRNRDIKRALRRITGVPVI